The Thiohalophilus sp. genome segment GGCATTTCATGCACGATGTATTTGGCCAGTTCGGCGAATTGCTCGTCACCTGCATGGAGGAATTGGTCGAGCGAGAGCAGGTTGGATTTGAAGAGGACTTTTTCTACATCCTCGTCATATTCGGGCTCGAAGAGGTATCCGCCAAAGTCGATACACTCCTTGTCATCGATGTCGCGGGTGACGCCATCCGGGCAACCTGCTGCAGACCAGGCGATTAGCCCGAAGATAAGCGACGGATTACTTGCAACGTGCCGGCCGATGGCGTGAGTCAGCCAGTTATTCAGCAACCGCCCGGCACGTTTGGCGGTGTTTTCTTTTTCGAGAAAGCAGCTCACCATAAAGCAGCTGTCTATGATGTCCGGGTCTTCGGTGTCGTCGCCCTCGACGGCCATGTGGCGGTGTTTGCAGCCGTCGCAGGTGCGCACGTCGAAGTCGGCCCGGACCAGCGGCCGGAAGTCGCGAAAGAACTCCAGCTGATGTTCGTCGACGTTGACGCGGTTGTCGTCGCTGACGGTGATCTCGCGCGGGCCGGCGTCTTCGCCGGCGTCGGATTCGTACCCACGTTCTTGCCGCTGGTCGCATTCGTGCTGCTGCTCGTTGACGGCCTCGGCCTGCAGGATGGCGTGGCAGGCCTGGTCGAGACAGAAGGTGGTGTCCTGGTAACCGTTACTGAGTTTGCGCATCTTCTGGCAGCCGGTGGCCACGCATTTTTTGCGATAGTCGAAGTCGGTTTTGTAGCTGTTCAGGTCGATGTGTTCGCGTGCGAACGTGATGAAGACTTTGCGCTGCAGCTCGGTGGTGGACGGTGCGTCTTCTTCATAGTCGGTCAGCTCTTCGCGCAGCTCTTCGATCACCGTGTCGCTGGCCATGGCGGGCAGCAGGTATTTGCCGTGCGCGGCGGTCAGCCGGCCGTACCGGATCAGGTCCTGGGCCCATTCGGGCAGCTCCAGCAGGCGGATCAGGTTGGATATGTAGGCCCGGCCGAACTGGCC includes the following:
- a CDS encoding ParB/RepB/Spo0J family partition protein, which encodes MPELNLQPGELGNIPLKMIDPDPEQPRKTFDEDYLEQLAASIKVDGVIQPVVVRPHPEDEGRFYLVAGENRWRASKLANKRTIPGVLRKVDGLSKLLIQLKENHQRKDLNAIEWAGVLRTMNKVHGLKQADIEKKLKEAGVGQFGRAYISNLIRLLELPEWAQDLIRYGRLTAAHGKYLLPAMASDTVIEELREELTDYEEDAPSTTELQRKVFITFAREHIDLNSYKTDFDYRKKCVATGCQKMRKLSNGYQDTTFCLDQACHAILQAEAVNEQQHECDQRQERGYESDAGEDAGPREITVSDDNRVNVDEHQLEFFRDFRPLVRADFDVRTCDGCKHRHMAVEGDDTEDPDIIDSCFMVSCFLEKENTAKRAGRLLNNWLTHAIGRHVASNPSLIFGLIAWSAAGCPDGVTRDIDDKECIDFGGYLFEPEYDEDVEKVLFKSNLLSLDQFLHAGDEQFAELAKYIVHEMPAHQRVDLAGRFKISIDDYRIDEQYLAEHDEAEIKALFDQEDIKPGTFAELENACNEGALDQFALEHRDLVGVPAAIRFARQKLSKTDSDDDD